Proteins from a genomic interval of Aquabacterium olei:
- a CDS encoding helix-turn-helix domain-containing protein, with amino-acid sequence MDRDQSGNLPSLEETVGAAIREQRQRHSLTLAQVAEQAGISRGMLSKIENGQTTAGMDTLARIARVLGVSMSMLFSKYDATSSSAQHIKKGAGMEVVRRGTKSGHTYHLLAYDQGPVKLFEPFLITIEDDSERYPTFEHPGHEFLYMLEGKIEYRVGQETYLLEPGDSLSFEGEVPHGPERLAKCPIKFLSVIVYPRQAE; translated from the coding sequence TTGGATAGGGACCAGAGCGGCAACCTGCCATCACTGGAAGAAACGGTGGGCGCAGCCATTCGCGAGCAGCGACAGCGGCACAGCCTCACCCTGGCGCAAGTGGCCGAACAGGCCGGCATCAGCCGCGGCATGCTGTCCAAGATCGAGAACGGGCAGACCACCGCGGGCATGGACACGCTCGCCCGCATCGCGCGCGTGCTCGGGGTGTCGATGTCGATGCTGTTCAGCAAGTACGACGCGACATCCAGTTCGGCGCAGCACATCAAGAAGGGCGCTGGCATGGAAGTGGTGCGTCGTGGCACCAAGAGTGGGCACACCTACCACCTGCTGGCGTACGACCAGGGTCCGGTCAAGCTGTTCGAGCCTTTCCTCATCACCATCGAAGACGACTCCGAGCGCTACCCCACTTTCGAGCACCCGGGGCACGAGTTCCTCTACATGCTGGAAGGCAAGATCGAATACCGGGTCGGGCAGGAGACCTACCTGCTCGAACCCGGCGATTCGTTGTCATTCGAAGGGGAAGTGCCGCACGGGCCCGAGCGCCTGGCCAAGTGCCCGATCAAGTTCCTGTCGGTGATCGTCTACCCGCGCCAGGCCGAGTGA
- a CDS encoding HutD/Ves family protein produces the protein MITHVVALPKGLTQLSLAALPRERWRNGKGWTRPVAQGGPAGAPSWRVSLAEITEAAPFSAFPGMDRTTVLVDGGPVSLVAPHQQWALSERGDRAHYGGELSLHNTAPERDTLFWNVMTARGRVSASVHLLHGALALPEQGHSLVWVLRGGYTLAGQPLPGLIHLGPQEGLHWRGGQHKLMLRATEPDSLLLHTLLTE, from the coding sequence GTGATCACGCACGTCGTGGCCCTGCCCAAGGGCCTGACCCAACTGTCGCTGGCCGCCCTGCCGCGCGAGCGGTGGCGCAACGGCAAGGGGTGGACCCGGCCGGTGGCGCAGGGCGGCCCCGCGGGCGCACCGTCGTGGCGCGTGAGCCTGGCGGAGATCACTGAGGCGGCGCCCTTCTCGGCGTTTCCAGGCATGGACCGGACCACGGTGCTGGTCGATGGCGGACCGGTCTCGCTGGTGGCGCCGCACCAGCAGTGGGCCCTGTCAGAGCGAGGCGACCGGGCGCACTACGGCGGCGAGCTGTCCCTGCACAACACGGCCCCGGAACGCGACACGCTGTTCTGGAACGTCATGACGGCACGGGGCCGGGTCTCGGCCTCCGTTCACCTGCTGCACGGCGCACTGGCCCTTCCAGAGCAGGGCCACAGCCTGGTATGGGTGCTTCGCGGCGGCTACACGCTCGCCGGCCAGCCACTGCCCGGCCTGATCCACCTGGGCCCGCAAGAAGGGCTGCACTGGCGTGGCGGCCAGCACAAGCTCATGCTGCGAGCCACCGAGCCGGACAGCCTGCTGCTGCACACCTTGCTCACCGAGTGA
- a CDS encoding NAD(P)/FAD-dependent oxidoreductase — protein sequence MESYDAIVIGAGVIGSSVAYHLARFGAKKVLVLDRSQIGAGTSTQSSGILRTHYSVIENVELAKRSWSVFTDFSAYLEDEDAASGLVKCGYLICAPDGPKLSPLQSALEGQRAMGIEVQFLGQEEARSLLPIAHFDDAALIGYEPEAGFADAYLVATSFARAARRLGVKIMEGVNVEKLLVDNGRVCGVETSQGTFRSNTVISTQNIWATDIERWTGIPTPVVPERHAVLALECAEAHYTFKMPVFKDLGSPGMLYCRSYGGNQMLVSEGIVGETLAVPDNEQGDISMDYVVEVGAQVAERFPAYETAGLASSWTGVYDVTPDWNPVLGRLPGIQGLIVGYGFSGHGFKLSPAVGRVLAQEALGLPTDVSLAPYALERFSTGQLLTGKYGLGAVS from the coding sequence ATGGAAAGCTATGACGCCATCGTGATCGGGGCCGGTGTGATCGGCTCTTCGGTTGCTTACCACCTTGCCCGTTTCGGCGCGAAGAAGGTGCTCGTGCTGGACCGGTCGCAGATCGGTGCGGGCACCAGCACGCAGTCCTCGGGCATCCTGCGCACGCACTACTCGGTGATCGAGAACGTGGAGCTGGCGAAGCGCTCGTGGTCGGTCTTCACCGACTTCTCAGCCTACCTGGAAGACGAGGATGCCGCATCCGGCCTGGTCAAGTGCGGCTACCTGATCTGCGCACCGGACGGCCCCAAGCTGTCTCCGCTGCAGTCGGCTCTCGAGGGGCAGCGTGCCATGGGCATCGAAGTGCAGTTCCTGGGCCAGGAGGAAGCCCGCTCGCTGCTGCCCATTGCCCACTTCGACGACGCTGCGCTGATCGGCTACGAGCCTGAAGCCGGCTTTGCCGATGCCTACCTCGTGGCCACCAGCTTTGCCCGCGCCGCGCGCCGCCTGGGCGTCAAGATCATGGAAGGCGTCAACGTCGAGAAGCTGCTGGTGGACAACGGCCGCGTCTGCGGCGTCGAAACCTCGCAGGGCACCTTCCGCAGCAACACGGTCATCAGCACGCAGAACATCTGGGCCACCGACATCGAGCGCTGGACCGGCATCCCGACACCCGTGGTGCCCGAGCGCCACGCCGTGCTGGCCCTGGAATGCGCCGAGGCCCACTACACCTTCAAGATGCCTGTGTTCAAGGACCTGGGCTCGCCCGGCATGCTGTACTGCCGCAGCTATGGCGGCAACCAGATGCTGGTGAGCGAAGGCATCGTCGGCGAGACACTGGCCGTGCCGGACAACGAGCAGGGCGACATCTCGATGGACTACGTGGTCGAGGTCGGTGCCCAGGTGGCCGAGCGCTTCCCGGCCTACGAGACCGCCGGCCTGGCCTCGTCGTGGACGGGCGTCTACGACGTCACCCCTGACTGGAACCCGGTGCTGGGCCGCCTGCCGGGCATCCAGGGCCTGATCGTGGGCTACGGCTTCTCGGGCCATGGCTTCAAGCTGTCTCCGGCGGTCGGCCGCGTGCTGGCGCAAGAGGCACTGGGCCTGCCGACCGATGTGTCGCTGGCGCCCTATGCGCTCGAGCGCTTCAGCACCGGTCAGTTGCTGACCGGCAAGTACGGCCTGGGCGCGGTGTCCTGA
- a CDS encoding LysR family transcriptional regulator: MALPRTPPTQRRNTGVPDLRALETFVAVCDASSMVLAAERLGLSQSAVSQSIKSLEEDLGLQLMDREVRPARPTLAGRLLHEASAQLLSHARLAMDKVRASARQEMEQIRLGCVDSFAATVGPQLIKAMAGKARQIRMWSGLTPGLADQMQGRELDMVICTESALADPRVSQRLLFSESWVAVYPKHHSLPVLASLRGLSAAAGKLPLIRYSQRSVTGQQIERFLRHVGVDAPRCYEFDATDPLLSLVASGLGWALSTPLCLWQSRQYLDAVNVVPLPASRLGQRHFFLLSREGEWAGLDDEVVRVTRDVIRLDTAPAIRKAIPALAPAALSCPEEDFT; the protein is encoded by the coding sequence ATGGCTTTACCCAGAACGCCACCCACCCAGCGCCGGAACACCGGCGTGCCCGATCTGCGCGCGCTCGAAACGTTTGTGGCCGTCTGTGATGCCAGTTCGATGGTGCTGGCGGCCGAGCGGCTGGGCCTGAGCCAGAGTGCCGTCAGCCAGTCGATCAAGTCGCTGGAAGAAGACCTGGGGCTGCAACTGATGGACCGTGAGGTGCGGCCGGCGCGGCCCACGCTGGCCGGGCGTCTGCTGCACGAGGCCTCGGCCCAGCTGTTGTCGCACGCCCGCCTCGCCATGGACAAGGTGCGCGCGTCTGCCCGCCAGGAAATGGAGCAGATCCGCCTGGGCTGCGTGGACTCGTTCGCTGCCACCGTGGGCCCACAGCTCATCAAGGCGATGGCCGGCAAGGCCCGCCAGATCCGAATGTGGTCGGGCCTGACGCCCGGTCTGGCCGACCAGATGCAGGGCCGCGAGCTCGACATGGTGATCTGCACCGAATCGGCGCTGGCGGACCCGCGGGTCTCGCAGCGGCTGCTCTTTTCCGAGTCCTGGGTGGCCGTGTACCCCAAGCATCACAGTCTGCCCGTGCTCGCGTCCTTGCGCGGGCTGTCTGCCGCGGCCGGCAAGCTGCCCCTGATTCGCTACAGCCAGCGCTCGGTCACGGGCCAGCAGATCGAGCGCTTCCTGCGCCATGTGGGCGTCGATGCGCCGCGTTGCTACGAGTTCGATGCCACCGACCCGCTGCTCAGCCTGGTGGCATCCGGCCTGGGCTGGGCCCTGAGCACGCCCTTGTGCCTGTGGCAGTCGCGGCAATACCTGGATGCGGTCAACGTCGTCCCCCTGCCTGCCAGCCGGTTGGGGCAGCGCCACTTCTTCTTGCTTTCGCGCGAAGGCGAGTGGGCGGGGCTGGACGACGAGGTCGTGCGGGTCACGCGCGACGTCATCCGCCTCGACACCGCGCCGGCCATCCGCAAGGCAATCCCCGCCCTCGCGCCGGCGGCCCTGTCCTGTCCTGAAGAGGATTTCACATGA
- the hutG gene encoding N-formylglutamate deformylase, which yields MKIDTPTYTFTSGTLPLLISMPHLGTHIPASLQTGMADVAGIRQDTDWHLDRLYAFAREMGASIIQAKVSRYVIDLNRPPNGESLYPGQTTTSLCPMDTFRGEPLYLPGHVPDDAEQARRLEAYWRPYHEQIRTELDRLKALHGAVMLWDAHSIASVLPRLFEGRLPDLNFGTADGRSCDPAILSAVVDVARTGPYTHVVNGRFKGGYITRHYGQPSNGIHAIQLEMSQRLYMQEDAPFSYEPDVAGQVQPLLEAMLRAGLAQLNVTRAGAA from the coding sequence ATGAAGATCGACACGCCCACCTACACCTTCACGTCCGGCACGCTGCCGCTGCTGATCTCGATGCCCCACCTGGGCACGCACATCCCCGCCTCGTTGCAGACGGGCATGGCGGATGTGGCCGGGATCCGGCAGGACACCGACTGGCACCTCGACCGCCTGTACGCCTTCGCGCGAGAGATGGGCGCGTCCATCATCCAGGCCAAGGTGTCTCGTTATGTGATCGACCTGAACCGCCCGCCCAATGGCGAAAGCCTGTATCCCGGGCAGACCACCACGTCGCTGTGCCCGATGGACACCTTCCGCGGCGAGCCGCTGTACCTGCCGGGCCATGTGCCGGACGACGCCGAGCAGGCGCGGCGCCTGGAAGCGTACTGGCGGCCATACCATGAACAGATCCGCACCGAGCTGGATCGTCTGAAGGCGTTGCATGGCGCGGTGATGCTGTGGGATGCCCACTCGATTGCCAGCGTGTTGCCGCGCCTGTTCGAAGGCCGTTTGCCGGACCTGAACTTCGGCACGGCCGATGGCCGAAGCTGCGATCCCGCCATCCTGTCGGCGGTTGTCGATGTGGCGCGCACGGGGCCTTACACGCATGTGGTCAACGGGCGCTTCAAGGGCGGCTACATCACGCGCCATTACGGGCAGCCGTCCAACGGCATCCACGCCATCCAGCTCGAGATGAGCCAGCGCCTGTACATGCAGGAAGACGCGCCGTTCTCGTATGAACCCGACGTGGCCGGTCAGGTGCAGCCGCTGCTCGAGGCGATGTTGCGTGCGGGGCTGGCGCAGCTGAATGTGACACGCGCTGGTGCGGCGTGA
- the glnK gene encoding P-II family nitrogen regulator codes for MKLITAVIKPFKLDDVRQALADAGVQGITVSEVKGFGRQKGHTELYRGAEYVVDFLPKVKVDVAVKAEQVDMLIEVIRQAAYTGKIGDGKIFVTSLDAAIRIRTGETDEQAL; via the coding sequence ATGAAGCTGATTACCGCCGTGATCAAGCCGTTCAAGCTCGACGATGTGCGCCAGGCGCTGGCCGATGCCGGTGTTCAGGGCATCACCGTATCGGAAGTGAAGGGCTTTGGCCGCCAGAAAGGGCACACCGAGTTGTACCGGGGTGCCGAGTACGTCGTTGACTTCCTGCCGAAAGTGAAGGTGGACGTTGCGGTCAAGGCCGAGCAGGTCGACATGCTGATCGAAGTGATCCGGCAGGCCGCCTACACCGGCAAGATCGGCGACGGCAAGATCTTCGTCACGAGCCTGGATGCGGCCATTCGCATCCGCACGGGCGAAACCGACGAGCAGGCGCTCTGA
- a CDS encoding ammonium transporter, translated as MKNKVLLAAAALAAACVTPAHAQDAATAVTAAASAVAPVVNKGDATWIIVATVLVIMMAVPGLPLFYGGMVRAKNMLSVMMQVMITFSLLGMLWCLYGYSLAFTEGNAFFGGFDKAFLRGVTVDTLAATFTKGVAIPEYLYVAFQMTFAAITPALIIGSLAERVKFSALLLFMVLWFTFSYLPLAHMVWFWAGPDAYTSAEAAEAAGATAGFLFQKGAIDFAGGTVVHINAAMAGLVGAFMIGRRTGFGKEPMPPHSLTMTMIGASLLWVGWFGFNVGSNLEVSSTAGLAFINTFLATCAATVSWTLVEWVAKGKPSMLGAASGAIAGLVAITPACGFVGPMGGMVIGLLAGVVCYWGVNGLKSMLGVDDSLDVFGVHGVGGILGALLTGVFASPALGGTGVYDYVSNSVAAYDMAAQMMSQLWGVGVAVVWSGVVSFVAFKVVDLTLGLRVSEDEEREGLDLSSHGERAYHL; from the coding sequence ATGAAGAACAAAGTCCTCCTTGCTGCCGCGGCGCTCGCCGCCGCCTGCGTTACGCCGGCTCACGCGCAGGATGCGGCGACCGCGGTGACGGCTGCGGCCTCGGCCGTCGCACCCGTGGTCAACAAAGGTGACGCCACCTGGATCATCGTCGCCACGGTGCTGGTGATCATGATGGCGGTGCCCGGTCTGCCGCTGTTCTACGGCGGCATGGTGCGCGCCAAGAACATGCTCTCGGTGATGATGCAGGTGATGATCACCTTCTCGTTGCTGGGCATGCTGTGGTGTCTGTATGGCTACAGCCTCGCGTTCACCGAGGGTAATGCGTTTTTCGGGGGCTTCGACAAGGCATTCCTGCGCGGGGTCACGGTCGACACGCTGGCGGCCACGTTCACCAAAGGGGTCGCCATCCCTGAATACCTCTACGTTGCTTTCCAGATGACCTTTGCGGCCATCACGCCGGCGCTCATCATTGGCTCACTGGCTGAGCGAGTCAAGTTCTCTGCCTTGCTTCTTTTCATGGTGCTGTGGTTCACCTTCAGCTATCTGCCGCTGGCCCACATGGTGTGGTTCTGGGCTGGTCCGGATGCCTACACCAGCGCGGAGGCGGCCGAGGCTGCGGGCGCCACGGCGGGCTTCCTGTTCCAGAAGGGTGCCATCGACTTCGCGGGCGGCACGGTGGTGCACATCAATGCGGCCATGGCGGGCCTGGTGGGCGCCTTCATGATCGGCCGCCGCACCGGCTTCGGCAAGGAACCCATGCCACCGCACAGCCTGACGATGACCATGATCGGCGCCTCACTGCTGTGGGTGGGCTGGTTCGGCTTCAACGTCGGCTCCAACCTCGAAGTGTCGAGCACGGCAGGCCTTGCCTTCATCAACACCTTCCTCGCCACCTGTGCGGCCACGGTGTCGTGGACGCTGGTGGAGTGGGTCGCCAAGGGCAAGCCCTCGATGCTGGGCGCGGCCTCGGGCGCCATTGCCGGCCTGGTGGCCATCACGCCGGCTTGTGGCTTCGTGGGCCCGATGGGTGGGATGGTGATCGGCCTGCTGGCCGGCGTGGTGTGCTACTGGGGTGTCAACGGGCTCAAGAGCATGCTGGGTGTCGACGACAGCCTGGACGTCTTCGGCGTGCACGGCGTCGGTGGCATCCTGGGTGCGCTGCTGACTGGCGTGTTTGCCTCGCCGGCCCTGGGCGGAACCGGCGTGTACGACTACGTGAGCAACAGCGTGGCGGCCTACGACATGGCGGCTCAGATGATGAGCCAGTTGTGGGGCGTGGGGGTGGCCGTCGTCTGGTCGGGCGTGGTGTCCTTCGTGGCCTTCAAGGTGGTCGACCTGACCCTGGGTCTGCGCGTGAGCGAAGACGAAGAGCGCGAAGGGCTGGACCTCAGCTCGCACGGCGAGCGGGCGTATCACCTCTGA
- a CDS encoding HEAT repeat domain-containing protein, whose translation MSTLFALSSPEVSPSDDDLQELQPRLTSDDATVRRLALIELAELEDEAHAPWLAWALRDPDPAIRADVAARLAYWEQPVVLNALVDALHDEVPAVREAAAYSLAEIKQADSGTLLLPALEGAQGFVLASLLHAIKELRLPGSLNAALRATNDRDAIVRLAAVGVLGWLKDASALPVLTHLAAHDPDPEVRRAAVGALGLGQGHDAQVQPGLLGALRDPVWRVREEAAATLGKLKLPEAVTPLTQSLQDAYWQVRQLSARALGRLKAVQAVDALITHALQHDIANLRKEACVALGEIGHASALPALTVGSQDPDPEVRKMARLAITLIQQRVAV comes from the coding sequence ATGAGTACCCTGTTTGCCCTGTCCTCGCCCGAGGTATCGCCCTCCGACGACGACCTGCAAGAGCTACAGCCCCGCCTGACGTCGGACGACGCCACCGTGCGCCGCCTAGCCTTGATCGAACTGGCCGAACTGGAAGACGAAGCCCACGCGCCCTGGCTGGCCTGGGCTTTGCGCGACCCTGACCCGGCCATCCGCGCCGATGTGGCCGCGCGCCTGGCGTACTGGGAGCAGCCAGTGGTGCTGAACGCCCTGGTGGACGCCTTGCACGACGAGGTGCCGGCCGTGCGCGAGGCCGCCGCCTACAGCCTGGCTGAGATCAAGCAAGCCGACAGCGGCACGCTCCTGTTGCCCGCGCTGGAAGGGGCTCAAGGGTTCGTGCTGGCCAGCCTGTTGCACGCCATCAAGGAGCTGCGCTTGCCCGGCAGCCTCAACGCCGCCTTGCGCGCCACCAACGACCGCGATGCCATCGTGCGCCTGGCCGCGGTGGGGGTGCTGGGCTGGCTCAAGGACGCAAGCGCGCTGCCGGTCCTCACCCACCTGGCCGCCCACGACCCCGATCCCGAGGTGCGCCGCGCCGCGGTGGGCGCGCTGGGCCTGGGGCAAGGCCACGATGCGCAGGTGCAGCCGGGCTTGCTGGGCGCCTTGCGGGACCCGGTGTGGCGGGTTCGCGAAGAAGCGGCTGCCACGCTGGGCAAGCTGAAGCTGCCCGAGGCAGTCACCCCCCTGACCCAAAGCCTGCAAGATGCTTACTGGCAGGTGCGCCAACTGTCCGCACGGGCCTTGGGACGGCTGAAGGCCGTTCAGGCAGTGGACGCACTGATCACACACGCCCTGCAGCACGACATCGCCAACTTGCGCAAGGAAGCCTGTGTGGCCTTGGGCGAGATCGGCCATGCGTCGGCTTTGCCCGCTCTGACCGTCGGGTCCCAAGACCCGGACCCGGAAGTGCGCAAGATGGCGCGCCTGGCGATCACGCTGATTCAGCAGCGCGTGGCCGTCTGA
- a CDS encoding ABC transporter ATP-binding protein, with translation MSAVLKSVPPVATQSGTGRLDIDQVSIHLGEGAQRFVALDEVTLTIEPGEFVCLLGPSGCGKSTLLGALAGHLQPTHGEARLDGLRIAGPDPQRGLVFQHHTLFPWLSVQDNVAYGLKMRGVSRSERLNLAQALLEEVGLQGFERRYPHALSGGMQQRVEIARVLINQPRVLLMDEPFGALDALTRLKMQELLLSLWGHLKTTIVFVTHDIDEALFMADRILVMSPRPGRIVEEIHVEAERPRQSEWLTSTPFAHLKRHCLDLLREPDTTLPLERLNPVTGLNRRGIRSSEF, from the coding sequence ATGAGTGCCGTTTTGAAAAGCGTTCCCCCGGTGGCCACGCAAAGTGGAACGGGCCGCCTCGACATCGACCAGGTGTCCATCCACCTGGGCGAAGGCGCACAGCGCTTCGTGGCCCTTGACGAGGTCACGCTCACGATCGAACCCGGCGAGTTCGTCTGCCTGCTGGGGCCCTCGGGCTGCGGCAAGTCGACCTTGCTGGGTGCGCTGGCCGGGCATCTGCAACCGACCCATGGCGAGGCACGGCTCGATGGGCTGCGCATCGCGGGTCCCGATCCGCAACGCGGTCTGGTCTTTCAGCACCACACGCTGTTCCCGTGGCTGAGCGTACAGGACAACGTGGCCTATGGCTTGAAGATGCGCGGTGTGTCGCGCAGCGAGCGGCTGAATCTGGCGCAAGCGCTGCTCGAGGAAGTGGGTTTGCAAGGCTTTGAGCGGCGCTACCCGCATGCCTTGTCGGGCGGCATGCAGCAGCGCGTCGAAATTGCGCGGGTGCTGATCAACCAGCCGCGCGTGCTGCTGATGGACGAGCCCTTTGGCGCGCTCGATGCGCTGACCCGCCTGAAGATGCAGGAGCTGCTGTTGAGCCTGTGGGGCCATCTGAAGACCACCATCGTGTTCGTGACCCACGACATCGACGAGGCCCTTTTCATGGCCGACCGTATCCTGGTGATGAGCCCCCGCCCGGGCCGCATCGTCGAAGAGATCCACGTCGAGGCCGAGCGTCCACGTCAGTCCGAGTGGTTGACCAGCACACCGTTCGCTCACCTGAAGCGCCACTGCCTGGACCTGCTGCGCGAGCCCGACACCACCTTGCCGCTGGAGCGTCTGAACCCGGTGACCGGCTTGAACCGCCGCGGCATCCGCTCCTCCGAGTTCTGA
- a CDS encoding ABC transporter permease, translating to MRATPSQVWRWGAQAISLAACVLVWHVLSTQQAHLGLVTFANVPPPAEVWDAAWELVGSPKLSQHLSSSLLRVASGFVSASVLGVGLGLLIGRSRWARLALLAPLEVVRPIPAVAWIPLAILMIPSSEGSMVFITFVGALFPILLNTIHGVNGVDPRLVASARSLGTSPWRLFGQVILPSAAPSIVTGLSIGMGTCWFCLVTAEMISGQYGIGYYTWESYTVQAYANIIVGMLVIGLLGMGSSALIHWGGQRLMPWHRTQGGQA from the coding sequence ATGCGCGCCACACCAAGCCAAGTCTGGCGCTGGGGCGCCCAGGCGATCTCGCTGGCGGCGTGCGTGCTGGTGTGGCATGTGCTGTCCACCCAGCAGGCCCACCTGGGGCTCGTCACCTTTGCCAACGTGCCGCCCCCTGCAGAAGTGTGGGACGCGGCCTGGGAACTGGTCGGATCTCCCAAGCTGAGCCAGCACCTGTCGAGCAGTCTGCTGCGCGTGGCATCGGGCTTCGTGTCGGCGAGCGTGCTGGGCGTGGGGCTGGGCCTGCTGATCGGGCGTTCACGCTGGGCGCGTCTGGCCCTGCTGGCGCCGCTGGAAGTGGTCCGTCCCATCCCCGCCGTGGCCTGGATCCCGCTGGCCATCCTGATGATCCCCTCATCGGAAGGCAGCATGGTCTTCATCACGTTCGTGGGTGCGCTCTTTCCCATCCTGCTCAACACCATCCACGGGGTCAACGGCGTGGACCCGCGCCTGGTGGCCTCGGCTCGCAGCCTGGGCACCAGCCCCTGGCGACTGTTCGGTCAGGTCATCCTGCCCTCGGCCGCGCCCAGCATCGTGACGGGCCTGTCGATCGGCATGGGCACCTGCTGGTTCTGCCTGGTCACGGCCGAGATGATCTCGGGTCAGTACGGCATCGGCTACTACACCTGGGAGTCCTACACCGTGCAGGCCTACGCCAACATCATCGTCGGCATGCTGGTGATCGGCCTGCTGGGCATGGGCAGCAGCGCGCTGATCCACTGGGGCGGGCAACGTCTGATGCCCTGGCATCGCACACAAGGAGGTCAGGCATGA
- a CDS encoding ABC transporter substrate-binding protein has product MSVPSFPRALRAVAVALTATATSLAAHAETIRLAIGTQDTTINCATGGLLIRELKLLDKYLPKDGKYKGVTYDVQWKNFTSGAPLTNEMLADKLDIGSMAEFPGAANGAAFEKAGKKSVFITVLSGSTLGSGNGIVVPKDSPVTSLAELRGRTISVPFASAAHGMLLRALQAQGLDPAKDVNIITQAPEVAGPALQANKIEAHADFVPFAEAFPFRGFARKIYDGAQAKSPTFHGTLVNTAFAQKYPEVVTAFLRASIEADRLIAAEPEKYSELIEKHTGIEAPVNYLFHGPLGLQTRDHSFKPEYRQALQTAIDTLRLLRRTDTTLSADALIDERFIRTAYQQSGLNYDAQLKNTAKAPLKANDALTGKAISDTARLAGIWVKDEGKVRHYASIENALKDLAQLEKAGKSARAVYVHDLIHRIKLLGNLAWYATDAKGQVSAFLQRDAAVAYAGANKGKVFDFAGLRAGVTGR; this is encoded by the coding sequence ATGTCCGTCCCTTCCTTCCCTCGCGCCCTGCGCGCCGTCGCCGTCGCTCTGACCGCCACGGCCACCTCCTTGGCCGCTCACGCTGAAACCATCCGCCTGGCCATCGGCACACAGGACACCACCATCAACTGCGCCACTGGTGGCCTGCTGATCCGCGAGCTCAAGCTGCTCGACAAGTACCTGCCCAAGGACGGCAAGTACAAGGGCGTCACCTACGACGTGCAGTGGAAGAACTTCACCTCGGGCGCGCCGCTGACCAACGAGATGCTGGCCGACAAGCTGGACATCGGCTCGATGGCCGAGTTCCCCGGTGCGGCCAACGGTGCTGCGTTTGAGAAGGCCGGCAAGAAGAGCGTGTTCATCACCGTGTTGTCGGGCAGCACGCTGGGCAGCGGCAACGGCATCGTCGTGCCCAAGGACTCGCCGGTGACCTCGCTGGCCGAACTCCGCGGCCGCACGATCTCGGTGCCCTTTGCCTCGGCCGCCCACGGCATGCTCCTGCGCGCGCTCCAGGCCCAAGGTCTGGATCCGGCCAAGGACGTGAACATCATCACCCAGGCACCGGAAGTGGCCGGCCCGGCCTTGCAGGCCAACAAGATCGAGGCGCACGCGGACTTCGTCCCCTTTGCCGAGGCCTTCCCCTTCCGTGGCTTTGCCCGCAAGATCTATGACGGCGCACAAGCAAAGTCGCCCACTTTCCACGGCACCCTGGTCAACACGGCTTTTGCCCAGAAGTACCCGGAGGTGGTCACGGCCTTCCTGCGCGCGTCGATTGAGGCCGACCGGCTGATCGCCGCCGAGCCCGAGAAGTACAGCGAACTGATCGAGAAGCACACCGGCATCGAGGCCCCGGTGAACTACCTCTTCCACGGCCCGCTGGGCCTGCAGACGCGCGACCACAGCTTCAAGCCGGAGTACCGTCAGGCACTGCAAACCGCGATCGACACGCTGCGCCTGCTGCGCCGTACCGACACGACGCTGAGCGCCGACGCGCTGATCGATGAGCGCTTCATCCGCACCGCTTACCAACAGTCCGGTCTGAACTACGACGCCCAGCTGAAGAACACGGCGAAGGCGCCACTCAAGGCCAACGATGCACTCACTGGGAAGGCCATCTCCGACACGGCTCGGCTGGCCGGCATCTGGGTCAAGGACGAGGGCAAAGTGCGCCACTACGCTTCGATCGAGAACGCGCTCAAGGACCTGGCCCAGCTGGAGAAGGCGGGCAAGAGTGCGCGTGCGGTCTATGTGCATGACCTGATCCACCGCATCAAGCTGCTGGGCAACCTGGCCTGGTACGCCACCGATGCCAAGGGTCAGGTGAGCGCCTTCCTGCAAAGGGATGCGGCCGTGGCCTATGCCGGTGCCAACAAAGGCAAGGTATTTGACTTCGCTGGCCTGCGCGCTGGCGTGACGGGACGCTGA
- a CDS encoding 4Fe-4S dicluster domain-containing protein, which yields MPFAPAAIAQYGEAAVTVDLDKCIAHKGCTVCIDVCPMDVLAIDPATGKAHMKHDECWYCLPCQKDCPTQAIKVEIPYLVR from the coding sequence ATGCCATTCGCTCCCGCCGCCATCGCTCAGTACGGCGAAGCCGCCGTCACCGTGGACCTGGACAAGTGCATCGCCCACAAGGGCTGCACCGTCTGCATCGACGTCTGCCCGATGGACGTGCTCGCCATCGACCCCGCCACCGGCAAGGCCCACATGAAGCACGACGAGTGCTGGTACTGCCTGCCTTGCCAGAAGGACTGCCCCACCCAGGCCATCAAGGTCGAGATCCCTTACCTCGTGCGCTGA